GCCGCAGTCAAGCGGTTTTCCCGAAACGCTGAGCGCTTTTTTTCTCCATACGTCAAGCACGTCGTAAGTTCTGTGAATGAACCCCCTTCCACCCCAAAGGGCAAGAAGCGGACACGTTATCTTGGCATCCATATTTTCTTCGTCGTGAACAATATCTATGGAAGCCGCGGCCCTGTAGTCTTCGCAGCTCGCGTGGATTGCCCGCGGGTCGCTGAAACAGCGCACGTACTCTTTTACTGTCTCGGGATGAAATTTCGCACCGGGGGCGCTCCAGCGTCTGAGTTTTTCAAGAAGGTAGTACTCTGGATCAGCCCCTATCATTTTCTCCGGAAGTCCGTCGGGCTGGATAAGGAAAAACCAGTGATAGTAACCCGTGGAGAAGTGCTTGTCCGCGGTCTTGAACATGTGGTGGGTAGGGGCTATATCCATGACGCAGGCCTTTAGGACTTTTTCAGGGTGATCAAGACACATGCGGTGAAGCACCCTGCCTCCCCTATCGTGTCCCGCGGCGTAGAATTCACTAAAACCTAGAGCTTCCATCACCGAGACCATATCCGCTGCCATAGTTCTTTTTGAATAGTTTGAGTGATCTTTTTCCCCGGCAGGTTTAGAGCTGTCTCCATATCCTCGGAGATCAGGGCACACGACCAGAAAATTCGAGGCGAGCGTACGTGCTACTGCATGCCACATGACGTGCGTCTGTGGGTAGCCATGGAGGAGAAGGAGAGGTTTTCCTTTTCCTCCCCAGGCGGTGTTTATCTCGACTTCGGGAGTCTGGATCTTTTGCTTTCTGAAGTTTTTGCCGAACACGTTTTCGTGTATTCTAACCGAACGTAATCTTTTTCCTCAAAACCACGGGAGTGAAACCATAATTAAATACAAGGGGTATGTTGTAGTGATTGAATTTGACAATTCCGTAGGACGTTTTCACAGAAGAGTTATTAACAGCGGAAGTTATCCAGTTTCCTCTTTTGAAGCGACTGATGTTGGGGGAATTCAGAAAGAATTTCGTCGTTCGATTAACGAATATATTGCTTCATGTAAAGAAGACGGGTCAGAACCCGTAAAGCCTTTCCAGATCCCAGCTTAAAGTGATAAAAACAACAGAGAGCAATTCTTCAACTTCTAAAAATGTCTAGCGCAGCACAAATAGTAAAAATGATTGCCGATGACTTCTACGGCAATCACCTCGATCTGTCTGAAAGAGGTATAGAGCCCCACGACCTATGGTCACAAATGCCGGAGGAGAAACTTGCTGAAGACCTAAGAGCTTCGGGCGAGTCCGAGCGCACCGTGCGGCTGTTTCTTACCTTCGTTTCCGCAGTGGACCGCATGCGAGAGGCAAACAGTTTGTGGCAATCATCGGCGAAGCTTTTCATGTCACATCCGGAACTCTTTGAGCCCGCTGAGGTGGTAAAAATTCCCCTAGAGATTCTTAAGTCACTTCTGAGTGAGAGCGGAGTAAGCAAGTACCATACGCAGGACTCAGAAGCTTGGCACGTTATCTCCGCCAGTCTTGCTGTGGGGGATAGTCCGATTCGCCGCGTAATAGACAGTGGCCTTGGAGACTCTTTGGAATTACTGAAAGCGCTTAGGAGTAGGGATAAGACGGGTCGCTCCAGGTTTCCGCTTCTTCGTGGTCCGAAAATAGGAGCGATGTGGGTTCGGATCATGGCGGACCCGGGTGGAGCTGAAATAGAGCGCATAGAAAGGATTCCCGTAGCGGTGGATGTTCAGGTTCGCCGCGCGACGGAGAATCTGGGAATTGCGAACACGCGAGGACTTAAGCTTAGAAAAGCAAAGCCGATAATCCAGAATGCCTGCTACAAAGCGGTTGCCAAGACCGACATAGGGGGGCCGGACCGGATTGCGGGAACAAGTGCGGCGCTTGATCCAGTGCTATGGTTCTATGGCAAATACGGTTGCAGCTATTGCGAAAAGTCAGGCAGGAGAATCCCTATAAGTCGTGCCTGTGGCAACTGTCAGTTTTAGTATTGTTATTCTACTTCCATGCAACATAAAGGCGACTTGATAAAAGACCTTGAAATACTCTATTCCGCAAAACCTACTCCTGTAAGAGAAGCTTTTCGTATTCAGAAAGAGCTTTCCCGAAGGGTTGTACAAACTCCTGATCCGAAGCCTATTAGCACGATTGCCGGCGTCGATATCGCTATCTGCGTCAAGGAGAGAAAACTTGTCTGCGGAATGATTCTTTTTTCCTATCCTGAGCTGGAGGAGATCGAAAGGGTATGGGCTGTCTCGGATGAAGTATTTCCCTATGTTCCCGGGCTTCTGGGTTTCAGGGAGGCGCCTTGCGTCATAAGGACTTTCGACAAGCTTCGTGAGCACTGTGACATGATTATGGTAGACGGACACGGACTTGCTCATCCAAGGGGCTTCGGGCTTGCCTGTCATGTCGGAGTTCTGCTCGATATTCCGGCGATAGGCGTCGCAAAGAAATGTCTTTACGGGACTTTCAGCGAACCGGGTCCTAAGAAGGGTGAAAGAGAGTTAATAAGAGGCAGGGACCGTGAGGTCATTGGCGCAGCTTTGAGAACCAGAGATGGTGTTAAACCGGTTTTTGTGTCTATTGGGAACAGAACTGATCTCTATACCGCTATTGTGGTTGCCCTTGAGTGCTCGCGCGGTCTTAGGATTCCCGAACCTACAAGGCTTGCAGACAAGTATGTAGGGTTGCTTAAAAGAGAGGTGTATGGATAAATTGACCGCATGCCCC
The genomic region above belongs to Candidatus Dadabacteria bacterium and contains:
- a CDS encoding alpha/beta hydrolase — encoded protein: MFGKNFRKQKIQTPEVEINTAWGGKGKPLLLLHGYPQTHVMWHAVARTLASNFLVVCPDLRGYGDSSKPAGEKDHSNYSKRTMAADMVSVMEALGFSEFYAAGHDRGGRVLHRMCLDHPEKVLKACVMDIAPTHHMFKTADKHFSTGYYHWFFLIQPDGLPEKMIGADPEYYLLEKLRRWSAPGAKFHPETVKEYVRCFSDPRAIHASCEDYRAAASIDIVHDEENMDAKITCPLLALWGGRGFIHRTYDVLDVWRKKALSVSGKPLDCGHFVPEEKPEETSAELLSFFG
- a CDS encoding endonuclease V, which gives rise to MQHKGDLIKDLEILYSAKPTPVREAFRIQKELSRRVVQTPDPKPISTIAGVDIAICVKERKLVCGMILFSYPELEEIERVWAVSDEVFPYVPGLLGFREAPCVIRTFDKLREHCDMIMVDGHGLAHPRGFGLACHVGVLLDIPAIGVAKKCLYGTFSEPGPKKGERELIRGRDREVIGAALRTRDGVKPVFVSIGNRTDLYTAIVVALECSRGLRIPEPTRLADKYVGLLKREVYG